From the genome of Glycine soja cultivar W05 chromosome 14, ASM419377v2, whole genome shotgun sequence:
gcctgatatcatcatagacaacatcatgtattttcgcttcatgcacaaccaaggaggcaaattgtaaattactagcagaactggccatgaactgtgttgagtgcttaaggtgccatatggattcattccatcactggctagtccaagtctaagatttcttggctcattcccgaaatccggatacaaaccatcaatcttcttccactgggagcaatcagccggatgacggaccattccatcagaaatccttccatttgcatgccatgtaaggtcttttgcgtcgtcctcaTTAGCAAATAGACGCTTAacccttggaatgattggaagataccacaaaaccttcgctggggggcccttgttggagttttcatcaaaattgctttcctcttcatccttcactttgtaccgtgaagtcccacagacatggcatttggacatttcttggaattcatgcctgtagagtatgcaatcattggggcaagcatgaatcttctgatactccatacccatcggacacaatatcttttttgccttatagtaacttttaggcaatgtgttgtcctctggaagcagattgtgcactacctctagcagtgaggtgaaacttttgtgtgtgtgtgtgtgtgtgtgtgtatggttgtgtgtgtgtgtgggtttctggctgtgtgtgtgtgtgtttctgtgtgtgtgtgtgtgtgtctatggttgtgtgtgtgtgtgggtgtgtggctatgcgtgtgtgtgtgtttctgtgtgtgtgtgtgtgtgtgtttctgtgtgtgtgtgtgtgtgtgtgtgtgtatggttgtgtgtgtgtgtgggtgtgtggctgtgtgtgtgtgtgtgtgtgtgtgtgtttctgtgtgtgtgtgtggctgtggctgtggctgtgtgtgtgtgggtgtgtggctgtgtgtatGCGTGtctgtgtttctgtgtgtgtgtgtgtgtttctgtgtatgtgtgtgtgtgtggctgtgtgtgtttgtttctgtgtgtgtgtgtgtgtgtgtgtgttgaagaACCTGCCCCAAGACACAGCAGACACTTGTGCATATAggatgctgctgctgctgcatacaggatgctgctgctgctgtCCTTTGCATACAGGACAGCAGACACTTGTGTTGAAGAACCAAGCCAATTCATATTGTTGTTGAGGTTATACGAACCGGCTCTCCACGCAATCGAGAGAATGTTGCTGCTGTCTTGTGGTCACTATGCACCAGAGATCCACTGTAATTAAAACTAGCGAAAGAACATGGTGCAGAAGGAGCACTGCATGAGTTGTCAGAAAATGGAACTGATAGAGCTAAGATAAAAGCTGGAAGCATATTGGAACTCTTGCAGCGAATGGAAGGGGTTGATAATCTGCAGAGTTCATAGTCTCAAAGTATGGAGGCTGGAGGGCATTGGAGGAAGGCATTAGAGGAAGCCAAGACTCTATTTGGTGGAGGGACCTGCTATCAAGTCAGCAGCAACAACAGAACCAGGTAGTCAAAATGGAAAGAAATTGGAAGGTGGGAGGTGGGGAGAAGTTAAGATTTTGGGAGGACCCTTAGACACATAATGTTATACCATTAATGGACAAATAACCAAGGCTGTACCGAATTTCTGATCAACAGAAATAAATCATTATGAATATGGGGAATAACACCAACGGCGGATGGGAGTGGAAGCTATCTTGGAGGACGGCTCTTTTTGatagtgaaattcaaatggcagaTAATTTCCTTGGAGAACTATCACAGCAGCAGATTCAGACAAATAGGGAGGATAGGTGCAGCTGGAAGCATGATCAAACTGGATACTACTCAACAAAAAGCGGATATGACTTGATATGGGAAGCACAGATGGGAGCTAATCAGAATTTGGACTTTGTGGACATTTGGAAGCTCAAAATACCAAGTAAATCACTGGTTTTTGCTTGGAGGCTAATTAGGGACAGACTTCCAACTAGGATGAATCTTAGAAGGCGGCAGGTTGTGATAATTAAATGAGGTACAGTGCCCATTTTGTGGAGATGTAGAGGAGGAGCCTGCCCATTTAGAAATATGGAGACAGACTTTGGAACACATTTTAATCAGTGGTCCTCCAACCTAAAGGAAGTGTTTGGTAAATAGGCTGTAGAGGATTCACAATCTATGTAACAATTAGCTTGTTGTAAGTGGTTCTATTATAAAATAGCAACCAAATGCACATTTATATCTACCAATGTAATCTTAGTACCACTGGtagttttcaatatatataatatctaattttgctgagcaaaaaaaaagggaatttGCGGACAAGACAGCTGGAGAAAGGCTTTGCCCAGCCCTACAACTATTGGTCTAGTAATTTATCAACAACATTTTTTGATTAGGGTAGCAGTGCAGGGTTATTGTATTCTATTTAGATTGGCACCTGATTCGTAGGACCTATGCTTCTGCTAGTCTGCTGGTTTCTACCTTGTatatttagtacctctggtactcacagttattaatacaaattataattttactgataaaaaaaaagataatacaagaaagagagaagggcagtggcagtcacaacatatatatagagaagggcagcagataaaattacaaaaacattcaacactAACAATGAACAAGTTATGAGAGTTTAAATCACAGTAAATACTTCAAAGATATCAGTCTAATGAAACAAAGGTCATGTAGACAGGCATagcataagttacaaatataccagtaatgcatacaacaacaatttcaaattagtttttgaatcaaagatataaatacctgaCTTTGAGGCTTCAAAGATATAATCAAAGCGCTTCCGTAGCAACGCCAATTAGCAGTAGTAAATGATAGCcctaaaaaaaaccatacagaaattagccacagtgtatttaaagccttttatcaACAATACGACTCTCACTTCATGGTGATAAATTGACTCTCAAAAGACATTATACTGAGAGTGtatttaaaacctttttcagtcattctatcaaacagttcattgacaattttttaagaatacataTCATATGAATCTAAATGACAGACCTCTATCCCAAGTGGAAGTCACTCTTAAGAAATCTCTTCAAGTTCAATTGTGGGAGGCAGCTTATGCATATGAATCTATGTTGAGACAAAAGGCTAGAATTAAGTGGCTAAAAGGAGGGGACAACAACTCTACTTATTTTCACATATTGATCAATCATAGAAGAAGAATAAATGCTATTCCAGGTATTTTCATGGATGGTGTGTGGATTCATGAACCTTGCAGGGTTAAAAATGCAGCTGTCCTTTATTTCAAAGACAGATTTTTGGAGGATTGTTCTAACAGGCCAACATTGGATGGTGTTTACTTCTCCTCTCTGGATCTAAGAGACAAAGAAAGCCTTGTGTCCAGATTTAATGAATTGGAGATCAAATATGCAGTTTGggattgggggggggggacaaATGCCCTGGCCCGGATggcttcaattttaattttattaaacacttTTGGGAGATTTTGAAACCAGACATCATGAGATTCATGGATGAATTCTATTTCTAATGCTTCCTTCATAGCCCTCATTCCAAAGATTAATGACCCTCAATCTTTCAATGATTATAGACCCATCTCCCTTATAGGGTGTGTCTATAAAATTGTGGCAAGAGTTTTGGCCAAGAGGCTGGCTGCTGTATTACCTCACCTTATAGATAAAAGGCAGATGACTTTTATGAAGGGGAGACACATTCTTCATGGTGTTTTAATTGCCAATGAGACTATAGCTGAGGCCAAATCTAGAAGTAAACCTTGCATGGTCTTCAAAGCCGACTTTGAAAATGCTTATGACTCGGTTTCTTGGGGTTTTCTTGACTACATGCTTAAAAGGATGGGATTTTGTGAAAGCTGGAGGAAATGGATAAATGGTTGTCTAAATACTGCAACTATATCCATTTTAATTAATGGGAGTCCATCTAAGGAGTTTACTCCTATGAGAGGTCTAAGGCAAGGTGATCCCCTTGCACCTTTTCTCTTCAACATTGTAGCGGAAGGTCTCACAGGCTTCATGAGGTCAGTTGTGTCCAAGAACCTGTTCAGAAGCTACCTAGTGggatctttaaaagaagaggtgAACATCCTCCAATATGCTGATGATACTTTGTTTTTTGGAGATGCTACTAAGCAAAATGTGAGAACCTTAAAATGTGTTCTGAGGTGCTTTGAGGAAGCATCTGGTCTCAAGATAAATTACTCTAAAAGCCACTTTGGTTGTTTGGGTAAATCAGCGAGTTGGTGCAGGGAAGCTGCCCAATTCCTTAATTGCAGTACTTTGGAATTTCCTTTTACTTATCTTGGAATTCCAGTTGGGGTGTCCTCTAAGAGTTGGATCGTGTGGCAGCCTATTGTAAGGAAGTTTGAAGTCAAACttgcaaaatggaagcaaagaacTCTATCAATGGGGGGCAGAATCACTCTTATTAATTCTGTCCTCTCAGCCTTACCTATCTACCTCTAATCCTTCTTTAGGATCCCCAAAAAAGTGGTGCAAAAAATTGTCTCCATCCAGAGAAATTTTCTGTGGGGAAGTCACCAAGAGGCCAGCAAGATTCCTTGGGTGAAGTGGGACAAAGTTTGTCTTCCTAAGAACCAAGGGGGTCTAGGGATTAAAGACTTATCTTTATTTAATGCGGCTTTACTTGGCAAATGGGGGTGGCAGCTGGCTAACAATCAAGACCAGCCTTGGTCTAGAATTTTAATCTCTAAGTATGGTGGGtggaaggagttgatttgtggTGGAAGGAGGAATTTCACTTCCCAATGGTGGCAGGATTTGAAGAGTATCTTCCAGCAGCATCACAATGAATGCTTAACTGATAATTTAAAATGGAGAGTGGGAAGGGGGTCCAGCATCAATTTCTGGAAGCATAAATGGATAGAGGACAACTGTACTCTCCAAGGAAAATATCCCCAGTTatatttaattagtaaacaGCAGAATTCATCAATCAATTCTATGGGAGATTTTGTGGAGggtaggtgggaatggaagttaTCATggaaaaggaattttttttatcatgaaattCAATTGGCAACTAATTTCCTAGTTGAGATCGATTCTGTTCACATTCACCAATCCAGCAGAGATTTCCTTTGGTGGAAGCCAGACACTAATGGAGTTTTTTCAACAAATTCTGCCTACAAAGTGCTGCAGGAGGCTCACCACAGTGATAGTGAAGACAATGTTCTTAACATTATGTGGAAATTGAAAATTCCCCCAAAAGTGAGTGCTTTTTCTTGGAGACTTTTCAAGAATAGACTTCCTACTAGGGACAATCTTAGAAAGACACAGGTCACACTGCCTTCTTATAGCTGTCCTTTATGTGACCATGAAGAAGAATCGATTTATCATCTTATGTTCAACTGTGAAAATACTAGGAGTCTTTGGTGGGAGACAATGAGATGGGTTAATAGAGTGGGTTCCTATTCCATAGATCCAAAGaatcattttttacaattcaccCAGTGGAATAGCAAAGATAGTACCAACAAAAGATGGGAATTTCTGTGGCTAGCCCTGTCCTTCTCCATTTGGTACCATAGAAATGCCAAGATATTCAAGAACCAGCCGTTCACTCCTGAAAAGGTCATGGATGATGCCTTGTTCCACACCTGGTCCTGGATAAAATGTGTGGAGAAGGACTTCCaaatgcactttaatttctggtCAACCAATCTAAAGGATGTTCTTTCTTAGAGGGGATTGGTTTGTATTTTTGTGGGCTATATTCGGTCTCTCCTAATGGGATGCAGACTATAATTGTCTTGCTTTTTAACTTTGTATCTTCACTACACCTAGTActgaatttcatatataatatattgatttttgccgtgcaaaaaaaaatgtctctttGTAATCTGTAGTACCACTAGTACTTctaattatcaatataaattatctttgcggttcaaaaaaaaaatattaaacagaaCAGTACCACAGgtactgaaaataaaagatacaagACACAAAAGTGCCACCTTctaaaaagcaaaacaaacccAACAATAACCCAGCACAAGGACCCCAATACATATAATCAAAAATTTTACCAAAGGCCATCATAAGCACCTTTTGAGGTTCAAAAGGAATGCCATGAAACAGCAAGGAATTCCTAAGCAATCACCAgacctttctatttctattttttacacatttaaaactcaaacatataaaataaaaactatataacaaactaacaaagatgaaattctgatactggggacagatgtcgtacaggatgtcacgacatcacgcttcagaacatgcagattgtatttgactgtatgaacagattaaacaagtaaataacacaagagaattgttaacccagttcggtgcaacctcacctacatctgggggctaccaagccagggaggaaatccactaaaatagtgttagttcgaagatctaacagccactgtttacaaccttctcacctaaccactacccgtgcgacctctacctaagagccactcttagatatgagaacccctctcactccctctcaatcacactcccgtgtttacaattaaatcaaatacacaccagagattgctctctgaacaatagagatcaactccacacaaaCTATaaagatcaactctacacacactatagagatcaactctacacacacaggtccaacacttgatgttaggataacatcaaggtggctcacaaaacactcaagtcccaaaactaacaaaataactcttcaatcccggacttggttcagaactcgtgcagccttcatgtttatatagcagtgtgcgtatctgggctgcaactacttgtgctggatgagatctatcattctcctgaaaaatctgcacttaaagatctaaaagatacagtttgatcttttagtttttatctttaatctttaatccctgaacgaactcttcaagtttgtaattcgaactttaattatcttttaattcgttcctaaagatagatcgtctaatctgttgctaactgcacaataatctgttaaagatataacagatttatgtgtccagtattttcgggcaagatgtcaggacatcgtgtccgacatcgtggatcctgcagcttcaattcttcatttcacattttatcttgccttgtgcattgtgcagcaactccagtattttcgggcaggatgtcctggacattgtatccgacatcgtggatcctgcagcttcaattcttcatttgacattttatcttgccttgtgcattgtgcagcccgatcttattccttgacataacgttggacatcatgtgcagcaactccagctttccttcattgtctaagtgcttatgttttaacaaaatcttagccaatcttttaaaactccgtagagctaagcactaacaatctccccctttggcaaattttgtctaaaacatacttagacacttcctgagcaggtacgagcagttatgcaagtgggatcagcaactttcattatcagagtaatcaagcacagcggtatctgtagtggtaacagcaaaattctgcaagttgcaagtcgtttccaggatgtcaagacatctcacgtgacatcagctttctgctccccctgtctccatgctcttactgctgtgaagcagttcactgcagcatcttctatcagctaccagtcttttccaggatgttaagacatctcacgtgacatcagctttctgctccccctgtctccatgctcttactgctgtgaagcagttcactgcagcatcttctatcagctaccagtcttttccaggatgtcaagacatctcatgtgacatcagtcatcatcagcagcagcagtctccccctcaagatcatatacatacaactccccctcaaaatcatgaatcatgcatacatcgtatcctacttctataaatcatgcataacactactattgcatacatagtatcctactactcaaaatcatgcatgataatactattactattactccccctttttagacagaatttgacaaaagtagaatgcatgaacttaaagtgcaaatattacagaccaatagtaatccattgttcaaagggacatgcccctatagccagtaaaagtgaaaagcaaaaataaaggtctgatgatcatggggtggcttcagaatcatcatctgattctgtatcctctgctgcatcttcctcttcctcagcagcttcttcttcttccttagctgcttcttcttcttcctcagctgcttctccatcatcaatgccactgtctgtgagtcttttgatcagccgttccagctccattttcttctctgtgatggctttgatggttgcctccagcaccttgcatgtgtccttgagttcagcaatcaaagcatccttggacacagcacctgaagcagcagctttccctgatgtcgagacaatgtctgggacatgtgtcccctcaaacagtttgtaatgcagggatagaggagattctctcttcatcacagagtcagtgtagtttaaaatattgggatgttgactcaacataatgccacacaatacagttgggaaggcaatgggtaatttgacagcaaaagattctgaatgcttaacagtttgatcaaaaatatagtttccaaaattaaatttggacttggttccaacagcatacagaaatttacccaaacctgtggcaacagtggaagtatggttggtgggtacccagtttgcagcgccaatcctatgcaggattgcatacttcacactcagcttccctgcagaaagcttccctttctttggccaatgctggacttgtttggcagtgatttccttggcaatttgatgctcagaaacagcaatatccaccactccatctattggtctgcccaggtatttgttgattacagcaggggagaatctaacacattttcctctgacaaatactttttgatactcatcactctttctgtttgttatgtcagagggaatgttgacaataaatttcctgactagactttcatagcaatctcccaacttggtgacagtcttcagcagtccagcagctgTGATGAGGTCCAtaatctccttgcaatccaaggcatcccttcccagttctctttctaaggcaagtctgcgttga
Proteins encoded in this window:
- the LOC114384025 gene encoding uncharacterized protein LOC114384025, with the translated sequence MGNNTNGGWEWKLSWRTALFDSEIQMADNFLGELSQQQIQTNREDRCSWKHDQTGYYSTKSGYDLIWEAQMGANQNLDFVDIWKLKIPSKSLVFAWRLIRDRLPTRMNLRRRQVVIIK